A DNA window from Deltaproteobacteria bacterium contains the following coding sequences:
- a CDS encoding response regulator, which yields MARIMTVDDSRLVRSIITASLGEAGYETVEAENGKQAMELLAEAPVDLILLDVMMPVMDGPTMLATLRAAENEVPVILLTSKTETSVIARCMQHNLTDYIVKPVKTDELTMKVGKVLGDNFTPGEKAEEEETAVVDVLLVDDSQKVADKFAKFMPERMEYKSCVSSEEAIQLCNDFKFKTVIIDMIIPDEDSLELAGRIKTLLPNARYLAMYLRNVADPMNEAFTAGFDGYITKPFQASQIEDLVLINSDNPESFDEILMIDENLLQAKPGRGKGEYEEYYSRMAELIGGAIEQLASDCFDDVTLDYTNLPASSLMTMLVSVSLQCCSELGLEARIVGGDDVKAAIEAEDDAEGVQVFDTLAEAMASAG from the coding sequence ATGGCGCGGATAATGACAGTGGATGACAGCCGATTGGTTCGGTCAATCATCACGGCGTCTCTCGGAGAAGCAGGCTACGAGACTGTGGAAGCCGAGAATGGCAAGCAGGCGATGGAGCTTCTCGCTGAGGCTCCTGTCGATCTCATTTTGCTGGATGTCATGATGCCTGTGATGGACGGGCCTACGATGTTGGCCACCCTACGTGCGGCTGAAAATGAAGTCCCCGTTATTTTACTTACCTCGAAAACCGAAACCTCTGTGATCGCCCGGTGTATGCAGCATAATCTCACCGATTATATCGTAAAGCCCGTAAAGACAGACGAGCTGACGATGAAGGTTGGTAAGGTCTTGGGCGATAATTTCACGCCTGGTGAGAAGGCCGAGGAAGAAGAGACTGCGGTCGTCGACGTCTTATTGGTGGATGACAGCCAAAAGGTCGCCGATAAGTTTGCCAAATTTATGCCTGAACGCATGGAATATAAGAGCTGTGTGAGTTCAGAAGAGGCTATTCAGCTTTGTAACGATTTTAAATTTAAGACAGTTATCATCGATATGATAATTCCCGACGAGGATAGTCTTGAGCTTGCCGGACGTATCAAAACGCTACTGCCCAATGCGCGCTATTTAGCCATGTATCTGCGTAACGTTGCAGATCCTATGAATGAAGCGTTTACCGCTGGTTTTGACGGCTATATTACGAAGCCGTTCCAGGCGTCTCAAATTGAAGACCTCGTTTTGATCAACAGCGATAATCCGGAATCTTTTGACGAGATTCTCATGATTGACGAGAACTTACTTCAAGCCAAACCGGGCCGCGGTAAGGGTGAGTACGAAGAGTACTATTCTCGAATGGCCGAGCTTATTGGTGGAGCGATCGAGCAGCTGGCGTCTGATTGTTTTGACGATGTCACTTTGGATTATACAAATCTCCCTGCCTCGAGCCTGATGACGATGCTGGTTTCGGTTTCCTTGCAATGCTGCTCCGAGCTTGGGTTAGAGGCCCGAATCGTTGGCGGTGATGATGTTAAGGCTGCTATCGAAGCAGAAGATGACGCCGAGGGTGTGCAGGTCTTCGATACGTTGGCCGAGGCTATGGCCAGTGCGGGCTAA
- a CDS encoding HDOD domain-containing protein yields the protein MAAQTKRSSELQNLVENTVDLPVVPMVASRVIDEVANHKSTADSLSKIIGQDQALLGRILRIANSPFYRGRIPTSTLQAAIVRLGPALVRDLVISLSTQSLFKEFDSFEQQMWNHSLAAAFGAQLVAAEAHVANPDEAFVAGLLHDVGKTILVNHNPDYSDLLLEANANNRPHHEVEREAYGFDHADVGGVLMGKWQLADTLVESVRYHHRLDELEEAPQSARALICVIAVADSLAYKLGLSIGETVRPLEADTHVGCKILGLNQEQIETLSEKLKETYDANYELMGGAG from the coding sequence ATGGCAGCACAAACAAAACGCAGTTCAGAACTTCAGAACCTCGTCGAAAACACCGTTGATCTCCCGGTGGTTCCTATGGTCGCAAGCCGGGTAATCGACGAAGTCGCCAATCACAAAAGTACGGCAGACAGTCTCTCAAAGATTATCGGGCAAGATCAGGCCCTACTCGGACGAATCCTTCGAATCGCCAACAGTCCGTTTTATAGAGGTCGAATCCCCACGAGTACCCTTCAAGCAGCTATTGTTCGCTTAGGGCCCGCACTGGTGCGTGACCTTGTCATATCTCTTTCGACACAATCGCTCTTCAAAGAGTTCGATAGCTTTGAACAACAGATGTGGAATCACAGTTTGGCGGCAGCGTTTGGGGCGCAACTCGTCGCCGCGGAAGCTCATGTCGCAAACCCGGATGAAGCATTTGTGGCTGGTCTCCTTCACGACGTCGGAAAAACGATTCTCGTGAATCACAATCCCGACTACTCGGATCTCTTACTTGAAGCGAATGCTAACAACCGCCCTCACCATGAAGTCGAGCGTGAAGCATACGGTTTTGACCATGCTGATGTTGGCGGGGTTCTCATGGGTAAGTGGCAGCTTGCCGACACACTCGTAGAATCCGTTCGCTACCATCATCGCCTTGACGAGCTGGAAGAAGCCCCTCAAAGCGCGCGAGCTCTTATCTGCGTCATCGCGGTCGCCGATTCTCTGGCCTATAAATTAGGTTTATCCATTGGCGAAACGGTTCGCCCCCTTGAAGCCGATACACATGTTGGTTGTAAAATTCTTGGACTGAACCAGGAGCAAATTGAGACTCTCTCAGAAAAACTCAAAGAGACCTATGACGCCAATTATGAATTAATGGGCGGAGCTGGCTAG
- a CDS encoding DNA topoisomerase IV subunit A, whose protein sequence is MSYLEPIMQQNFLEYASYVVVDRAIPDVRDGCKPVQRRILHTLFTMDDGKFHKVANVIGESMKLHPHGDASIANALVVLANKDYFIEKQGNFGNVITGHSAAASRYIECRLTPLARETVFNKALTTWEKSYDGRRQEPIFLPAKLPIVLMLGIEGIAVGMATKVLPHNFCELLRGQIKILQGKPFRILPDFQHGGIVDVSEYDLGRGKVRVRAKLESDGEKRIFIREIPYSTTTESLIASIESAAQKNKVKISSINDFTTDKVEIELILSRGVYADDVIQQLYAYTDCEVSITSNIIAIEDRRPVVWSVNDLLRYLTAQLREQIKAELNYELSKLADKHHWMTLEQIFIENKVYKALERVKSEKGLKDAVYKGMAPFAKKFVRPIDDDDVKRLLALPIRRISAFDIEKHRKDVGDVLAAIKALKTKLRNLTKTTITYLEDILARYGKQYKRRTKVEGFETVDKRAVASQNIKLNYDKKSGFFGSSVKGKDLQLTVSEYDVVLVICADGTYSIMTPQEKVLLSAKILYCEVFDPEEGVHFTVVYRDAKKIAYAKRIHIHKFIRNKQYRLVKDAKGRLDVLLEGDRKETVDLTFTPAARQRVKGAKFKLSELEMTAVTARGIRLAPKPVSKISVVKRKSAKS, encoded by the coding sequence ATGAGTTATCTCGAACCCATCATGCAACAGAATTTCTTGGAGTACGCGAGCTACGTTGTTGTAGACCGTGCAATTCCCGATGTTCGTGACGGCTGTAAACCCGTCCAGCGACGTATTTTGCACACGTTATTCACGATGGATGACGGAAAGTTTCATAAGGTAGCCAATGTTATTGGTGAATCCATGAAGCTTCACCCACACGGGGATGCATCGATTGCGAATGCCCTGGTTGTGCTGGCAAACAAAGATTATTTCATCGAAAAGCAGGGTAACTTTGGTAACGTCATTACAGGGCACTCGGCGGCCGCCTCTCGATATATCGAATGCCGGCTAACACCTCTGGCACGTGAAACAGTCTTCAATAAAGCACTCACGACCTGGGAAAAAAGCTACGACGGTCGTCGGCAAGAGCCAATATTCTTACCCGCTAAGCTTCCGATTGTTTTGATGCTGGGTATTGAAGGTATCGCCGTTGGTATGGCGACCAAGGTCTTGCCACACAACTTTTGTGAACTACTTCGTGGTCAAATTAAGATTCTTCAAGGTAAGCCATTTCGCATTCTGCCCGATTTTCAACACGGCGGAATTGTGGATGTTAGTGAATACGACTTAGGCCGCGGCAAAGTACGGGTTCGAGCAAAGCTTGAATCTGATGGTGAGAAGCGAATTTTCATTCGAGAAATTCCTTATTCGACCACCACCGAGAGTTTGATTGCGTCAATCGAATCGGCTGCGCAGAAAAACAAAGTTAAAATCTCGAGCATCAACGATTTCACTACGGATAAGGTAGAGATTGAGCTTATTTTATCTCGCGGTGTTTATGCTGACGATGTGATTCAGCAGCTCTACGCCTACACCGATTGTGAAGTTTCCATCACATCGAATATCATTGCCATTGAGGACCGCCGCCCTGTTGTTTGGAGCGTGAACGACCTCTTGCGATACCTCACGGCACAGCTTCGAGAGCAAATTAAGGCTGAGCTGAATTACGAACTCAGTAAATTAGCAGACAAGCATCACTGGATGACGCTTGAGCAGATCTTCATTGAGAACAAGGTTTATAAGGCCTTAGAGCGAGTGAAGTCTGAAAAGGGTTTAAAGGATGCCGTTTATAAAGGCATGGCTCCTTTTGCGAAGAAATTTGTTCGTCCTATTGACGACGATGATGTGAAGCGCTTACTCGCGTTGCCAATCCGCAGAATCTCTGCATTTGATATTGAGAAGCATCGCAAAGATGTTGGTGATGTTTTAGCTGCCATCAAAGCTTTGAAAACAAAACTGCGCAACCTAACCAAAACCACGATTACCTACCTCGAAGATATCCTGGCTCGTTATGGTAAGCAGTATAAGCGCCGCACCAAAGTCGAAGGTTTTGAGACGGTCGATAAGCGCGCGGTTGCAAGCCAAAACATTAAGCTGAATTACGATAAGAAATCGGGATTCTTTGGTTCAAGTGTTAAGGGCAAAGACCTTCAGCTTACCGTGAGCGAGTACGATGTGGTTCTTGTTATATGCGCGGACGGCACTTACAGCATTATGACTCCGCAAGAGAAAGTCCTGCTTTCTGCGAAGATTCTATATTGTGAAGTTTTCGACCCAGAAGAGGGTGTTCATTTCACGGTGGTATACCGCGATGCGAAGAAGATAGCTTACGCGAAGCGCATTCATATCCACAAGTTCATCCGCAATAAGCAATACAGACTGGTTAAAGATGCCAAGGGCCGCTTAGATGTTCTCTTGGAGGGTGACCGAAAAGAAACAGTAGACCTCACATTCACTCCAGCAGCGCGTCAGCGCGTGAAGGGTGCGAAGTTTAAGCTGAGCGAGCTTGAAATGACTGCGGTCACAGCGCGCGGTATACGGTTGGCTCCGAAGCCAGTTTCCAAGATTTCTGTTGTTAAAAGAAAGTCAGCGAAGAGCTAG
- a CDS encoding type IIA DNA topoisomerase subunit B: MAKKAVAYDEKAIQTLDALQHIRLRTGMYIGRIGDGSHPLDGVYVMLKEVVDNSIDEFIMGEGKTVEISLDEETVSVRDYGRGIPLGKVVDCVSQINTGGKYNDDVFQFSVGLNGVGTKAVNALSSLFEVVSYRDGQYMRAEFSQGKLKSKKKGKQSTEDNGTFIRFTPDREIFKKYNWNTDFIERRLQYYAFLNAGLALKYNGKTFKSRAGLQDLLGYELGETVPLYDIVRHKGERIEFAFTHTGNYGENYFSFVNGQYTNDGGTHQSAFREGVLKGVNEFAGKSFSGEDVREGMLGAVAIKLQDPVFESQTKNKLGSTDVRSWVVPLVKEEVVRWLHQNEEIANQLVEKIKQNEKLRKELASVKKQAKERAKKVAIRIPKLTDCKQHYNVTKDKRRSETMIFLTEGDSAGGAMVQSRDVYTQAIFALKGKPLNCYGLKRDAIYKNAELYNIMRALGVEDGLDGLRYNKVVIATDADVDGMHIRNLLLTYFLRYFEELVTHGHVYILETPLFRVRNKKETNYCYSEAERDEVIERISSPEITRFKGLGEISPGEFKQFISGDMRLVPVAVHNLSEINQTLDFYMGKNTPARRDFIVENLITDLV; this comes from the coding sequence ATGGCTAAAAAAGCTGTAGCGTACGATGAAAAGGCAATCCAAACCCTTGATGCTTTGCAGCATATCCGCCTGCGAACGGGTATGTACATCGGTCGAATCGGCGATGGTAGCCACCCGTTAGATGGCGTTTACGTTATGCTGAAGGAAGTTGTCGATAACTCCATCGATGAATTCATTATGGGCGAGGGTAAGACCGTCGAGATTTCTTTAGATGAGGAAACCGTCTCCGTTCGTGATTACGGCCGAGGTATTCCTTTGGGCAAGGTTGTCGATTGCGTAAGCCAGATCAACACCGGCGGTAAGTACAACGATGACGTTTTTCAGTTCTCCGTAGGCCTTAATGGCGTGGGTACCAAAGCGGTTAACGCACTTTCAAGTCTGTTTGAAGTCGTGAGCTACCGTGACGGCCAATACATGCGGGCCGAGTTTTCCCAAGGAAAGCTTAAGTCGAAGAAAAAAGGGAAGCAGAGCACCGAAGACAACGGGACATTCATTCGATTTACCCCAGACCGAGAGATCTTCAAAAAATACAATTGGAATACAGATTTCATTGAGCGCCGACTGCAATATTACGCATTCTTAAATGCAGGCCTTGCGCTGAAGTACAATGGCAAGACGTTCAAGAGTCGAGCTGGTTTACAAGATTTACTGGGCTACGAGCTCGGTGAAACGGTTCCACTTTACGATATCGTTCGGCATAAGGGCGAGCGCATTGAGTTCGCATTCACACATACCGGTAATTACGGTGAAAACTATTTTAGTTTCGTCAATGGCCAGTACACCAACGACGGTGGCACACACCAGAGCGCCTTTCGCGAGGGCGTGCTTAAGGGCGTGAATGAGTTTGCGGGCAAGAGTTTCTCAGGCGAAGATGTTCGTGAGGGTATGCTGGGAGCCGTGGCGATTAAGCTTCAAGATCCCGTTTTCGAAAGCCAGACTAAGAACAAACTTGGTTCTACTGATGTGCGCTCTTGGGTGGTCCCACTGGTGAAGGAAGAAGTTGTTCGTTGGCTTCACCAGAACGAAGAGATTGCCAATCAGCTTGTTGAAAAGATTAAGCAGAACGAAAAGCTACGAAAAGAGTTGGCGTCGGTAAAGAAGCAGGCCAAAGAGCGGGCTAAGAAAGTCGCGATTCGAATCCCGAAATTGACCGATTGCAAGCAGCACTACAACGTCACAAAAGACAAGCGGCGCAGTGAAACCATGATCTTCCTTACAGAGGGTGACTCTGCAGGTGGTGCAATGGTGCAGTCGCGTGACGTATACACGCAGGCTATTTTTGCGCTCAAGGGTAAGCCCTTGAACTGTTATGGACTCAAGCGTGATGCCATCTACAAGAACGCAGAGCTTTATAATATTATGCGTGCACTTGGAGTTGAAGACGGCCTGGACGGGCTGCGATACAACAAGGTTGTTATTGCAACCGATGCCGATGTTGATGGGATGCACATTCGCAATCTACTCCTCACTTATTTTCTTCGCTATTTTGAAGAGTTGGTGACTCACGGTCATGTCTATATTCTTGAAACGCCTCTCTTTCGAGTGCGTAACAAGAAAGAGACCAACTACTGTTACAGCGAAGCAGAGCGCGATGAAGTGATTGAGCGGATCTCCTCTCCTGAAATCACACGGTTTAAGGGACTTGGTGAGATTAGCCCTGGAGAATTCAAGCAATTCATCTCTGGTGATATGCGATTGGTTCCAGTTGCCGTCCATAACTTGAGCGAAATCAATCAAACACTTGATTTCTATATGGGCAAGAACACTCCGGCGCGCCGTGACTTTATTGTAGAAAACCTCATTACGGATTTGGTGTAG
- a CDS encoding long-chain fatty acid--CoA ligase → MPVDTIPARFMEQGRIRPDSPAYYIRQSGSWRPTTWRDYVGEVRTATRALLSLGIGDGETVCILGFNRPEWVIMDIANMAVGGAPAGIYTTCSAEEVQYILHHAEAPVVLLEDEGQWEKVKSERANLPKLKHVVMMKDAPAIDDELVMSWDEFMARAEGTKDEEVDLHIAKLEEDKTATLIYTSGTTGPPKGVMLTHKNLAWTSQIAQGLVSLRAHDCSLSYLPLSHIAEQMFSIHGPITAGASVYFAESIEAVPENVKEVQPTVFFGVPRIWEKFHAGVTGKLELATGTKAKLVTWARGVATRANTERNAGRTPSGVLGLQYALAQKIIFSKLKPALGLGRARVCVSGAAPISQEILEFFASLDIIVHEVYGQSEGTGPTSFNVPGRTRYGTVGPVLPGAEVRIAEDGEICLKGPNVFAGYYKDDDNTAATLIDGWLHSGDLGAFDADGYLNITGRKKDIIITAGGKNITPKNIESSLKNIDVVGEAVLIGDRRKFISALLSIDPDALDKWCADNGVPVDGALENSQLRSHLQAGVDKTNEKFARVEHVRKFTVLKRPLSIEEGELTPTLKVKRNAVNESFASEIEAMYVD, encoded by the coding sequence ATGCCTGTAGATACAATTCCCGCACGATTCATGGAGCAGGGTCGAATTCGCCCTGACTCTCCTGCTTATTACATTCGCCAAAGTGGGAGTTGGCGCCCAACAACCTGGCGCGATTATGTTGGTGAGGTACGAACCGCGACACGAGCGCTTCTATCGCTTGGAATAGGTGACGGAGAGACCGTTTGCATTTTGGGATTCAACCGTCCTGAGTGGGTCATCATGGATATCGCAAACATGGCGGTGGGCGGTGCTCCAGCGGGTATTTATACCACCTGCTCTGCAGAGGAAGTTCAGTATATCCTCCATCATGCCGAAGCGCCGGTTGTTCTGCTTGAAGACGAAGGTCAGTGGGAAAAGGTTAAGTCGGAACGTGCGAATTTACCTAAGTTAAAGCACGTGGTGATGATGAAGGACGCGCCAGCAATCGACGATGAGTTGGTGATGAGCTGGGACGAGTTCATGGCACGTGCAGAAGGCACGAAAGACGAAGAAGTCGATCTTCATATTGCGAAACTTGAAGAAGACAAAACGGCTACGCTTATTTACACGTCCGGCACGACGGGTCCGCCAAAAGGCGTGATGCTGACGCATAAAAACCTAGCGTGGACGTCTCAAATCGCTCAAGGGCTTGTTTCCCTGCGCGCGCACGACTGTAGCCTCAGTTATCTGCCGCTCTCACATATTGCAGAGCAGATGTTCTCGATTCACGGACCGATTACGGCGGGTGCCTCAGTTTATTTTGCTGAGTCGATCGAGGCCGTTCCCGAAAACGTAAAAGAAGTTCAGCCTACCGTGTTTTTCGGTGTACCGAGAATCTGGGAGAAGTTTCACGCAGGTGTAACTGGTAAGCTTGAATTGGCAACAGGAACAAAAGCAAAGCTTGTAACTTGGGCACGTGGTGTGGCCACGCGCGCTAATACCGAACGCAACGCAGGACGAACGCCCAGTGGTGTTTTAGGCCTCCAGTACGCTCTTGCTCAGAAAATTATTTTTTCGAAGCTTAAGCCTGCTTTGGGACTTGGAAGAGCCCGCGTTTGTGTCAGCGGTGCTGCTCCAATTTCACAGGAAATTTTAGAGTTTTTCGCGAGTCTCGACATTATTGTGCATGAGGTCTACGGACAGTCAGAAGGTACCGGACCCACGAGCTTTAATGTTCCAGGACGGACACGTTATGGCACAGTTGGCCCAGTTTTACCGGGCGCTGAAGTACGCATCGCTGAAGATGGAGAAATCTGTTTGAAGGGCCCCAATGTTTTTGCGGGCTACTACAAGGACGATGATAATACAGCGGCTACGCTCATTGATGGCTGGTTGCACTCGGGTGACCTCGGTGCTTTCGATGCCGACGGCTACCTCAACATTACCGGTCGTAAGAAAGACATCATTATCACTGCCGGTGGTAAGAACATTACGCCTAAGAACATTGAGTCTTCGTTGAAGAATATTGATGTTGTTGGCGAAGCCGTTCTAATTGGCGATCGCCGGAAGTTTATCAGTGCTCTTCTGAGCATCGATCCCGATGCGCTTGATAAATGGTGTGCAGACAACGGTGTGCCGGTAGATGGTGCCCTCGAGAACTCTCAGTTGCGCAGTCACCTGCAGGCAGGTGTCGACAAGACCAATGAGAAGTTCGCCAGGGTTGAGCATGTGCGTAAGTTCACGGTTCTTAAGCGACCTTTGAGTATCGAAGAGGGTGAACTCACCCCAACTCTCAAAGTAAAGCGCAACGCCGTAAATGAGAGCTTTGCCAGTGAAATTGAGGCAATGTACGTGGACTGA
- a CDS encoding alpha/beta fold hydrolase, with protein MKSISWSWKFKEWSCQTHVSSAGTSAETLLIGLHGFTGSGADFAPLLGQLPAGTRLEAPDLPGHGLSATWASAECVSMDACDAMLLERIQRANNQRVILVGYSMGGRVALNFASRFSHLLDSIVVIGANPGIVNKTEREQRLSWEQELCERLLDGGVPGFMDYWQELEIIRSQRLLPPALLEPMQARRAKASVDGLIESIRGMGTGRMQPLWSLLPKIHCPLLYCAGEDDRKYCELGKEAVNLIPNAQLSIIPGKVGHAAHLEGLELFGEVFRSWLNERTLSA; from the coding sequence GTGAAATCGATCTCTTGGAGCTGGAAATTCAAAGAATGGTCCTGCCAAACACACGTCTCGTCCGCTGGAACAAGCGCGGAGACATTGCTGATTGGACTTCACGGTTTTACGGGGTCAGGGGCTGATTTTGCGCCGTTGCTGGGTCAATTACCCGCAGGAACTCGATTGGAAGCTCCTGATTTGCCGGGCCATGGTTTATCGGCAACCTGGGCATCGGCTGAATGCGTTTCGATGGATGCCTGCGACGCGATGCTTTTAGAGCGGATTCAAAGAGCCAACAATCAGCGGGTGATTCTAGTGGGATATTCGATGGGAGGCCGCGTTGCATTGAATTTCGCCTCGAGATTTAGCCATTTGCTGGATTCAATTGTTGTGATCGGAGCCAACCCGGGCATCGTGAACAAAACGGAGCGAGAGCAGCGTTTAAGTTGGGAGCAAGAGCTTTGCGAGCGATTGTTGGATGGGGGTGTGCCTGGCTTTATGGATTACTGGCAAGAGCTGGAGATCATCCGCAGTCAACGCTTACTGCCACCGGCGCTACTTGAACCCATGCAAGCACGCCGCGCGAAGGCTTCTGTGGATGGCTTGATAGAGAGTATCCGAGGAATGGGAACGGGAAGAATGCAGCCTCTATGGAGTTTGCTGCCCAAGATTCATTGCCCACTCCTATATTGTGCCGGAGAGGACGACCGAAAGTATTGTGAATTGGGGAAAGAGGCAGTGAACCTTATTCCCAACGCACAACTCAGCATCATTCCTGGGAAAGTTGGCCATGCCGCACACCTTGAGGGCCTTGAACTGTTTGGAGAGGTTTTCAGATCTTGGCTGAATGAGCGCACGCTCTCAGCTTGA